The following are from one region of the Actinopolyspora halophila DSM 43834 genome:
- a CDS encoding glycosyltransferase family 87 protein, translating to MRTVSEPDQPEQPPNERPTADSGSQRRTRAETAENRRPRESAPVDSYSLGPAQRVAPTWTEPLAAELSKPFGGRLGRHAQIGRQWFWTPLRVILLLAVLLLAAGWLFKAPCTQTYETGQGQSIDWRQHRQYTALCYTDLIPRYEAGDLASDGAFPYETSWVENQGTSQEQVRYMEYPVLTGLFQWVNAKATDGWTSLAQYGLLPTSVSGVVYFDISAFWLSCAWLVTVWALTRLCRFRIWDAALAATSPLVLVHAFTNFDTLATALATTGLLAWARRRVGLAGVLLGLGAATKLYPLLLLGPVLVLSLRAGRIREGLRCLVAALGSWLVVNLPIMVLFPRGWLEFFRLNNTRPADPDSLYNALMHYTGWAGFDGPLSHGEVPAVLNAVSFALLLIGCALIAWLGLSAPVRPRLAQLCFLVVAVFLLTNKVWSPQYSLWLIPLAVLAIPRWRLLVTWMLVDAAVWAPRMYYFLGTSNKGLPEGWFLGAVLVRDAMVVLICAFIVSEILRPGKDKVRRTLTADPHGGFLDGTRDRFVLPTPSLPDKLRAGRASSPVLPRPPRTS from the coding sequence ATGCGGACCGTGTCCGAGCCGGATCAACCCGAGCAACCACCGAACGAGCGGCCCACGGCGGACTCCGGGAGCCAGCGGCGAACCAGAGCGGAAACCGCCGAGAACCGGCGGCCGCGGGAGTCCGCCCCAGTGGACAGCTACTCGCTCGGCCCGGCCCAACGAGTAGCTCCCACCTGGACGGAACCGCTCGCCGCCGAGCTCAGCAAACCCTTCGGCGGCAGGCTCGGCAGACACGCCCAGATCGGCAGGCAGTGGTTCTGGACACCGCTGCGGGTGATCCTGCTGCTCGCGGTGCTGCTGCTCGCGGCGGGTTGGCTTTTCAAGGCTCCCTGCACGCAGACCTACGAGACCGGACAGGGCCAGTCGATCGACTGGCGTCAGCACCGCCAGTACACCGCGCTGTGCTACACCGACCTCATCCCGCGCTACGAGGCGGGCGACCTGGCCTCCGACGGGGCCTTCCCCTACGAGACCTCCTGGGTGGAGAACCAGGGGACTTCGCAGGAACAGGTCCGCTACATGGAGTACCCGGTGCTGACCGGGCTGTTCCAGTGGGTCAACGCCAAGGCCACCGACGGTTGGACGAGCCTGGCGCAGTACGGACTGCTGCCCACCTCGGTGTCCGGTGTGGTCTACTTCGACATCAGCGCGTTCTGGCTGTCCTGCGCCTGGCTGGTCACCGTGTGGGCGCTGACCAGGTTGTGCCGCTTCCGGATCTGGGACGCCGCGCTGGCGGCCACCTCACCGCTGGTGCTCGTGCACGCGTTCACCAACTTCGACACGCTGGCCACCGCGCTGGCCACCACGGGGCTGCTCGCCTGGGCACGCAGACGCGTGGGCCTGGCGGGCGTGCTGCTCGGTCTCGGCGCGGCCACCAAGCTCTACCCCCTGCTGCTGCTCGGCCCGGTGCTCGTGCTGTCCCTGCGTGCGGGAAGGATCCGCGAAGGACTGCGCTGCCTGGTCGCCGCACTCGGTTCGTGGCTGGTCGTGAACCTTCCGATCATGGTGCTGTTCCCACGTGGCTGGTTGGAGTTCTTCCGGCTCAACAACACCCGCCCGGCCGACCCGGACTCGCTGTACAACGCGTTGATGCACTACACCGGCTGGGCCGGTTTCGACGGCCCGCTGTCCCACGGCGAGGTTCCCGCGGTGTTGAACGCGGTCAGCTTCGCACTGCTGCTGATCGGCTGCGCACTGATCGCGTGGCTGGGGTTGTCCGCACCGGTGCGCCCCAGACTGGCCCAACTGTGCTTCCTCGTCGTCGCGGTGTTCCTGCTGACCAACAAGGTGTGGAGTCCACAGTACTCACTGTGGCTCATCCCGCTGGCCGTGCTGGCGATACCGCGCTGGAGGCTGCTGGTCACCTGGATGCTCGTCGACGCAGCCGTCTGGGCTCCCCGGATGTACTACTTCCTGGGAACCTCGAACAAGGGACTTCCCGAGGGCTGGTTCCTCGGGGCCGTCCTGGTGCGCGACGCGATGGTCGTGCTGATCTGCGCGTTCATCGTCAGCGAGATCCTGCGCCCGGGCAAGGACAAGGTGCGCCGGACGCTCACCGCCGACCCGCACGGCGGGTTCCTCGACGGCACGCGGGACCGGTTCGTGCTGCCCACGCCGTCCCTTCCGGACAAGCTCCGAGCCGGTCGGGCGAGTTCTCCCGTGCTGCCCCGTCCGCCGCGCACGAGTTGA
- a CDS encoding deoxyribonuclease IV yields MQIGAHVRDEDPLEAAAERDADVVQFFLSDPQGWKAPQPHPQAERLRQSELGVFVHSPYVINVASLNNRVRIPSRKAVVQQVRAAAEIGASGVVVHGGHVTKNDDPAEGIANWRKVFERQAAEGGFEVPVLIENTAGGANAMARGFDDLARLWDAVGEFGAGFCLDTCHAYAAGEDLVGIVERVRSITGRLDLVHLNDSRDEFGSWRDRHTNIGSGSIDPEVLREVCSSAGAPVVVETPAEGQAADISFLRG; encoded by the coding sequence ATGCAGATCGGGGCCCACGTCCGCGACGAAGATCCGCTGGAGGCCGCGGCCGAGCGCGATGCCGACGTCGTGCAGTTCTTCCTTTCCGACCCGCAGGGGTGGAAGGCGCCGCAACCACATCCCCAGGCCGAACGCCTGAGGCAGTCCGAGCTGGGGGTGTTCGTTCACTCGCCGTACGTCATCAACGTCGCCTCGCTGAACAACCGCGTGCGGATACCCTCCCGCAAGGCGGTGGTCCAGCAGGTGCGGGCCGCCGCCGAGATCGGTGCGTCCGGTGTGGTGGTCCACGGTGGACACGTCACCAAGAACGACGACCCGGCCGAGGGGATCGCGAACTGGCGCAAGGTGTTCGAGCGTCAGGCAGCTGAGGGCGGCTTCGAGGTCCCGGTGCTGATCGAGAACACCGCCGGGGGCGCCAATGCCATGGCTCGTGGATTCGACGACCTGGCCAGGCTCTGGGACGCGGTCGGTGAGTTCGGGGCGGGCTTCTGCCTGGACACCTGCCACGCGTACGCCGCGGGCGAGGACCTGGTCGGGATCGTGGAGCGGGTGCGTTCGATCACGGGAAGGCTGGACCTGGTCCACCTCAACGACTCGCGGGACGAGTTCGGATCCTGGCGCGACCGGCACACCAACATCGGCTCCGGCAGCATAGACCCGGAGGTGCTGCGCGAGGTGTGCTCCAGCGCCGGGGCGCCGGTGGTCGTGGAGACGCCCGCGGAGGGGCAGGCGGCCGATATCTCCTTCCTTCGGGGGTAG
- a CDS encoding TIGR03086 family metal-binding protein: protein MNDTSDPRPSLRGATEQLSTLVAEVRPELLGAPTPCTEFDVRALLEHVVVMTGCYANLGAGETDAEAATPPPRKAGDEEWAEVYAAEAARLNEAWADGAALDRRMSLPWGELPGREALLGCLLDTVTHSWDLARALGIADHRLDEELAETTLGVAREIMPAERRGYPAPFEPVRPVAPEAPAARRLAAWLGRWP, encoded by the coding sequence ATGAACGACACGTCGGACCCGCGCCCCTCGTTGCGCGGTGCCACGGAACAGCTGTCCACACTGGTCGCCGAGGTGCGGCCCGAGCTGTTGGGCGCGCCGACGCCCTGCACGGAGTTCGACGTTCGGGCGCTGCTGGAGCACGTGGTCGTGATGACGGGGTGCTACGCGAACCTCGGAGCGGGCGAGACCGACGCGGAGGCCGCGACCCCGCCGCCGCGGAAGGCGGGTGACGAGGAATGGGCCGAGGTCTACGCCGCGGAGGCCGCGCGGTTGAACGAGGCCTGGGCCGACGGTGCCGCGCTCGACAGGAGGATGTCCCTGCCCTGGGGCGAGTTGCCGGGACGCGAGGCGCTTCTCGGGTGCCTGCTGGACACCGTGACCCACAGCTGGGACCTCGCGCGGGCGCTGGGGATCGCGGACCACCGGCTGGACGAGGAACTGGCCGAGACGACCCTCGGGGTGGCGCGGGAGATCATGCCGGCCGAGCGGCGGGGGTACCCGGCGCCGTTCGAACCGGTGCGTCCCGTCGCACCGGAAGCACCGGCCGCCCGGCGGTTGGCGGCCTGGTTGGGCCGTTGGCCCTAG
- a CDS encoding GNAT family N-acetyltransferase: MDTRVMCGFWSFRAATPEDARWLVELKEQAMRPDLERLGVWDRERVRQRFFDEFIPANSRVVLLDDSAAGLIAVRPEPDAQWVEHFYLYPWARGRGIGGRVLRRVLELHRDHRPFRLVVVRGSAARRLYERHGFVHEYDEGVDQVLTTVEHRRAAS, from the coding sequence ATGGATACTCGCGTCATGTGCGGTTTCTGGTCGTTTCGTGCGGCGACTCCCGAGGACGCCCGGTGGCTGGTCGAGCTGAAGGAGCAGGCCATGCGGCCCGATCTGGAACGTCTGGGGGTGTGGGACCGCGAGCGGGTGCGGCAGCGCTTCTTCGACGAGTTCATCCCGGCCAACAGCCGCGTGGTGCTGCTGGACGACTCCGCCGCCGGGCTGATCGCGGTTCGCCCCGAACCCGACGCGCAGTGGGTCGAGCACTTCTACCTGTACCCGTGGGCGCGGGGTCGGGGGATCGGTGGCCGGGTGTTGCGCCGCGTGCTGGAGCTGCACCGCGATCACCGTCCTTTTCGACTGGTCGTGGTCCGCGGCAGCGCGGCGCGCCGGCTCTACGAGAGGCACGGCTTCGTGCACGAGTACGACGAGGGCGTCGATCAGGTGCTGACCACCGTCGAGCACCGGCGAGCCGCGTCGTAG
- the rpsR gene encoding 30S ribosomal protein S18: protein MAKAPVRKPKKKVCAFCDDQNVLSIDYKDTTLLRKYISDRGKIRARRVTGNCSQHQRDVAIAVKNAREMALLPYTSTAR from the coding sequence ATGGCCAAGGCGCCCGTGCGCAAGCCGAAGAAGAAGGTCTGCGCCTTCTGCGACGACCAGAACGTCCTGAGCATCGACTACAAGGACACCACGCTGCTGCGCAAGTACATCTCCGACCGCGGCAAGATCCGCGCGCGTCGTGTGACGGGTAACTGCAGCCAGCACCAGCGGGATGTCGCCATCGCGGTCAAGAACGCCCGCGAGATGGCACTGCTGCCGTACACCTCGACCGCCCGGTAA
- the rpsF gene encoding 30S ribosomal protein S6, protein MRHYEVMIILDPSLDERNVSSSLENYLKVIRNDGGSIEKMDVWGRRKLAYEINKRAEGIYVVLDLNCESSSVNELDRQLNISENILRTKMLRKIVQPRKEARLARASAKAAKAAQQQAQSAVGTSA, encoded by the coding sequence ATGCGTCATTACGAGGTCATGATCATTCTTGACCCGAGTCTGGACGAGCGCAACGTGTCCTCGTCCTTGGAGAATTACCTCAAGGTCATCCGTAACGACGGTGGCAGCATCGAGAAGATGGATGTCTGGGGCCGTCGCAAGCTCGCCTACGAAATCAACAAGCGGGCCGAGGGCATCTACGTCGTGCTGGACCTGAACTGCGAGTCGTCCTCGGTCAACGAGCTCGACAGGCAGCTCAACATCAGCGAGAACATTTTGCGCACGAAGATGCTGCGCAAGATCGTCCAGCCGCGCAAGGAAGCCCGTCTCGCCCGGGCCAGCGCCAAGGCGGCCAAGGCAGCCCAGCAGCAGGCCCAGAGCGCGGTCGGCACCTCCGCCTGA
- the rplI gene encoding 50S ribosomal protein L9, translated as MKIILTSDVSGLGASGDSVEVRDGYARNYLLPQGMAIVATKGAQKQVESIRRSQENRRVRDLEHARELQEQLQNMGMVQLSKKVSKKGKLFGSITESDVTSAVRQAGGPSLDKRSIELKGNVKSLGKMAVGVRLHPDVYASMYVEVNPGG; from the coding sequence GTGAAGATCATCCTGACCTCGGACGTGAGCGGTCTCGGCGCCTCGGGTGACTCCGTCGAGGTACGTGACGGCTACGCCCGCAACTACCTGCTGCCGCAGGGCATGGCCATCGTGGCCACCAAGGGCGCGCAGAAGCAGGTCGAGTCGATTCGCCGCTCCCAGGAGAACCGCCGCGTTCGCGATCTGGAGCACGCCAGGGAGCTTCAGGAGCAGCTGCAGAACATGGGGATGGTGCAGCTGTCCAAGAAGGTCTCCAAGAAGGGCAAGCTGTTCGGCTCTATCACCGAGTCCGATGTGACTTCCGCCGTCCGTCAGGCCGGTGGCCCCAGCCTGGACAAGCGTTCCATCGAGCTGAAGGGCAACGTGAAGTCGCTCGGCAAGATGGCCGTCGGTGTCCGGCTGCACCCGGACGTCTACGCCTCGATGTACGTCGAGGTCAACCCGGGCGGCTGA
- a CDS encoding single-stranded DNA-binding protein translates to MAGETVTTVVGNLTADPELRFTPSGAAVANFTVASTPRFYDRQAGEWKDGEALFLRCNIWRQAAENVAETLTRGMRVVVQGRLRQRSFETKEGEKRTVVEMEVDEVGPSLRYATAKVNKISRGGGSGGGSGGSGGDDPWSSAPPAGSGSGFSDEPPF, encoded by the coding sequence ATGGCCGGTGAAACGGTAACCACGGTGGTCGGCAACCTGACGGCCGACCCGGAACTGCGCTTCACGCCCTCCGGTGCGGCGGTGGCGAACTTCACCGTCGCCTCGACGCCGCGGTTCTACGACCGCCAGGCAGGCGAGTGGAAGGACGGCGAGGCGCTGTTCCTGCGCTGCAACATCTGGCGACAGGCCGCGGAGAACGTCGCCGAGACCCTCACCCGCGGGATGCGCGTGGTGGTGCAGGGGCGGTTGCGCCAGCGTTCCTTCGAGACGAAGGAGGGCGAGAAGCGCACCGTCGTCGAGATGGAGGTCGACGAGGTCGGCCCCTCGCTGCGCTACGCCACGGCCAAGGTCAACAAGATCAGCCGAGGCGGTGGTTCGGGAGGCGGCTCCGGCGGCTCCGGCGGAGACGACCCCTGGAGCTCCGCTCCACCGGCCGGTTCGGGTAGCGGTTTCAGCGACGAACCGCCCTTCTAG
- a CDS encoding glycosyltransferase family 87 protein, translating to MLTGLMMLLGYAHKARCTGPTFDESGSSGPELWQRSYGVACYSDLQQLWGSRDLDEMVVPYVNGGITESGQLYGGVVEYPVLIGVLIWLGSLFVSTDAGFLAASALLLAPFGLLTAWWLGRLSRWRALIWALAPPLVLYSFHNWDLPAAACSVAAVYVVHRAGGGAPRRAATFAAILLGIGAAVKLYPGVFAVPLALYVLTGGRRGDFLPSRVRRFDVRGALRVLAVAAGTFVLVNLPFAVAGFQGWLASFRFQLQRSVDVSTNSIWYWGLRPLVEEDRFESLVGVLSPMLILISFVLACSFGTRRWARTGTFPWIAVSAAMLCGFLLFHKVHSPQFVLWLLPFFVLLRVPAGWVVAYLLADAATGIGFFRWMYLINAEEPYSIYQSLAAQAVVLGVWGRAALLVGLFVAFLRAPETPREPAAAGSSGALAVNS from the coding sequence GTGCTGACCGGGCTGATGATGCTGCTCGGCTACGCGCACAAGGCCCGCTGCACGGGGCCCACCTTCGACGAGTCGGGAAGCTCCGGCCCGGAGCTGTGGCAACGCTCCTACGGGGTGGCGTGCTACTCGGACCTCCAACAGTTGTGGGGCTCGCGGGACCTCGACGAGATGGTCGTGCCGTACGTGAACGGCGGAATCACCGAGAGCGGGCAGCTGTACGGCGGCGTGGTCGAGTACCCGGTGCTCATCGGCGTGCTCATCTGGCTCGGTTCGCTGTTCGTGTCCACCGACGCGGGGTTCCTCGCGGCCTCGGCCCTGCTGCTGGCGCCGTTCGGGTTGCTCACCGCGTGGTGGCTCGGCCGGTTGAGCAGGTGGCGAGCCCTGATCTGGGCCTTGGCGCCGCCGCTGGTGCTGTACTCCTTCCACAACTGGGACCTGCCCGCCGCGGCGTGTTCGGTCGCGGCGGTGTACGTGGTTCACAGAGCGGGTGGTGGTGCCCCGCGAAGAGCTGCCACGTTCGCGGCGATCCTGCTGGGGATCGGCGCGGCGGTGAAGCTCTACCCTGGCGTTTTCGCGGTGCCGCTGGCCCTGTACGTGCTCACCGGAGGCCGGCGGGGGGACTTCCTGCCGTCGCGGGTGCGGCGCTTCGACGTGCGTGGCGCGCTGCGCGTGCTCGCCGTGGCCGCGGGGACCTTCGTGCTGGTGAACCTCCCCTTCGCAGTGGCGGGTTTCCAGGGCTGGCTGGCCTCGTTCCGCTTCCAGCTGCAGCGTTCGGTGGACGTCAGCACCAACTCGATCTGGTACTGGGGGCTGCGCCCGCTGGTGGAGGAGGACCGGTTCGAGTCCCTGGTCGGGGTGCTTTCCCCGATGCTGATCCTGATCTCCTTCGTGCTGGCCTGCTCGTTCGGTACGCGCAGGTGGGCGCGGACGGGGACCTTCCCGTGGATCGCCGTGTCCGCGGCGATGCTGTGCGGATTCCTGCTGTTCCACAAGGTGCACTCGCCGCAGTTCGTGCTCTGGCTGCTGCCGTTCTTCGTGCTGCTGCGCGTGCCCGCGGGTTGGGTGGTGGCCTACCTGCTGGCCGACGCGGCCACGGGGATCGGTTTCTTCCGCTGGATGTACCTGATCAACGCCGAGGAGCCGTACAGCATCTACCAGTCGCTGGCCGCGCAGGCCGTCGTTCTCGGGGTGTGGGGCCGGGCGGCGTTGCTGGTCGGGCTGTTCGTCGCGTTCCTGCGGGCTCCCGAGACACCGCGGGAACCCGCCGCCGCGGGCTCGTCCGGTGCGCTCGCCGTGAACTCGTGA
- a CDS encoding helix-turn-helix transcriptional regulator, translating into MKSDRLLAILLILQVGRRVRATELAERLEVSPRTIHRDVEALSAAGVPVYTERGRNGGVRLLPGFRTDVSGLTPDEARALFVPATGNVHGALGLSGALGSALRKVLSALPETHRPTAERTSGRVLVDPDRWMSDPRPPAELETLHSAVLDDRGVRIDYRHSGETTIREYTVDPYGLVCKAGVWYLVADHRRSPRLFRADRIARTELTGRPARHRDVSLAEVWETLRRDVQERPELVRVRARMRTHRLDMAGRIIGSRMSVRPEGEHSTGEWTEIELHCPALGAVRQLLQFGADVEVLEPPEARAETARAARELAELYAED; encoded by the coding sequence TTGAAGTCCGACCGGCTGCTGGCGATCCTGCTGATCCTGCAGGTCGGGAGAAGAGTGCGCGCCACCGAACTGGCCGAACGGCTCGAAGTCTCCCCGCGCACGATCCACCGCGACGTGGAGGCGCTGTCCGCGGCGGGTGTGCCGGTCTACACCGAACGCGGCAGGAACGGTGGTGTCCGCCTGCTGCCGGGTTTCCGCACCGACGTCAGCGGACTCACTCCCGACGAGGCACGCGCCCTCTTCGTGCCCGCCACCGGCAACGTCCACGGCGCCCTCGGGCTGAGTGGGGCGCTGGGTTCGGCGCTGCGCAAAGTGCTGAGCGCGCTTCCGGAAACCCACCGGCCCACCGCGGAGCGCACCAGCGGACGCGTTCTCGTCGATCCGGACCGCTGGATGAGCGATCCGCGGCCACCCGCCGAACTCGAAACCCTGCACTCGGCCGTGCTCGACGACCGCGGAGTCCGCATCGACTACCGGCACAGCGGGGAGACCACCATCCGGGAGTACACCGTGGACCCGTACGGGCTGGTCTGCAAAGCGGGGGTCTGGTACCTGGTCGCCGACCACCGGCGGTCGCCACGACTGTTCCGGGCCGACCGGATAGCACGCACCGAACTCACCGGTCGGCCTGCGCGCCACCGGGACGTTTCGCTGGCCGAGGTCTGGGAGACCCTGCGACGTGACGTGCAGGAACGTCCCGAGCTGGTCCGGGTGCGGGCCCGGATGCGCACCCACCGACTGGACATGGCGGGCAGGATCATCGGCTCGCGCATGAGCGTGCGCCCCGAGGGCGAGCACAGCACCGGGGAGTGGACGGAGATCGAGCTGCACTGCCCGGCTCTCGGGGCGGTGCGCCAGCTGCTCCAGTTCGGCGCCGACGTCGAAGTGCTCGAACCACCCGAGGCCAGGGCCGAGACGGCCCGGGCCGCCCGCGAGCTCGCCGAGCTGTACGCGGAGGACTGA